The following are encoded in a window of Solibacillus sp. FSL R7-0668 genomic DNA:
- the mazG gene encoding nucleoside triphosphate pyrophosphohydrolase: MNQLSVIGLGAADFEQMQMGVYKKIKAAKNLYVRTEDHPVLQDLKKEGLTFQSFDEVYIKHGAFGPVYEEIAERLIKAVEKEDIMYAVPGHPLVAEQTVQHLIEADRQGKIKLVIEGGQSFLDPIFGALKIDPIEGFQLLDGTSMSMHDINMRQHILIAQVYDSFSASEVKLTLMEKYRDDYPVTIVTAAGSSQEQLRTVPLYELDQAAEINNLTTVYVPPVKADEEALRDWVTFRQIIAKLRGPDGCPWDQKQTHESLKKYLLEETHEFLAAVDAEDDFAMVEELGDVLLQVFLHAQIGEDNGYFTLEEVLASISEKMIRRHPHVFGDVSVEDADAVVANWEAIKKEEKGAIGDEPLLKSEYRPESALQTSYNYQKKAATVGFDWPNVEDAWDKFAEEWQEFREEITNGEATSRMDEFGDVLFTLVNLARFYKISPEEAMLHANEKFARRFNFVESSVKNSGKAFSDFTLDELDLFWDEAKRLEKGE, from the coding sequence GTGAATCAATTATCAGTCATCGGCTTAGGTGCAGCCGATTTTGAACAAATGCAAATGGGTGTTTATAAAAAGATAAAAGCCGCAAAAAATTTATATGTGCGTACAGAAGATCATCCTGTACTACAGGATTTAAAAAAGGAAGGGCTCACATTTCAGAGCTTTGACGAAGTGTACATTAAGCACGGTGCATTCGGTCCTGTATACGAGGAAATTGCAGAGCGCTTAATTAAAGCTGTGGAAAAGGAAGACATTATGTATGCTGTACCAGGGCATCCATTAGTGGCGGAGCAAACGGTGCAGCATTTAATCGAGGCAGACCGTCAAGGCAAAATCAAGCTTGTGATCGAGGGTGGCCAAAGCTTCTTAGATCCGATTTTTGGCGCATTAAAAATTGACCCTATCGAAGGCTTCCAGCTCTTAGACGGCACAAGCATGTCCATGCATGACATTAATATGCGTCAACACATATTAATTGCGCAAGTGTATGATTCCTTCAGTGCATCTGAAGTCAAGCTCACATTAATGGAAAAATACCGTGATGACTATCCCGTCACGATTGTCACAGCAGCGGGTTCGTCGCAAGAGCAATTACGCACGGTGCCATTATATGAGCTAGATCAAGCAGCAGAAATTAATAATTTAACGACGGTTTATGTACCACCTGTCAAAGCAGACGAAGAAGCATTACGTGATTGGGTAACATTCCGTCAAATCATTGCGAAATTGCGTGGCCCAGATGGATGTCCTTGGGATCAAAAGCAAACGCATGAATCATTGAAGAAATATTTATTAGAAGAGACACATGAATTTTTAGCTGCGGTCGATGCAGAGGACGACTTCGCAATGGTAGAAGAGCTTGGGGATGTACTTTTACAAGTATTCTTACATGCACAAATCGGTGAGGATAATGGTTACTTCACATTAGAAGAGGTACTCGCATCCATCAGCGAAAAAATGATTCGCCGCCATCCACATGTGTTTGGGGATGTATCCGTAGAAGATGCCGATGCCGTTGTTGCAAACTGGGAAGCGATAAAGAAGGAAGAAAAAGGCGCGATAGGGGACGAGCCGTTACTTAAAAGTGAATATCGCCCTGAATCCGCACTTCAAACCTCATATAACTATCAGAAAAAAGCAGCAACAGTGGGCTTTGATTGGCCAAATGTAGAAGACGCATGGGATAAATTTGCGGAAGAATGGCAAGAATTCCGTGAAGAAATTACAAATGGTGAAGCAACAAGCCGCATGGATGAATTTGGAGATGTATTGTTCACATTAGTCAACTTGGCACGCTTCTACAAGATTTCACCAGAAGAGGCGATGCTACATGCCAATGAAAAATTCGCGCG